Proteins encoded in a region of the Nitrospira sp. genome:
- a CDS encoding arsenosugar biosynthesis-associated peroxidase-like protein gives MDSYYHTHDLEKFSDIGKGNKALWEKFAAYYNAVFAEGALTEREKALIALAVAHTVQCPYCIDAYTQASLEKGSNVEEMTEAVHVACAIRGGASLIHGVQMRNVAEKLSM, from the coding sequence ATGGACTCGTATTATCACACGCATGATCTCGAAAAATTTTCCGATATCGGGAAAGGCAACAAGGCACTGTGGGAAAAGTTTGCGGCATATTACAATGCGGTCTTCGCGGAAGGAGCGTTGACCGAGCGAGAGAAGGCGCTCATTGCGCTCGCCGTCGCTCATACCGTGCAATGCCCCTACTGCATCGATGCCTACACCCAGGCGTCTCTGGAAAAAGGATCGAATGTCGAAGAGATGACCGAAGCGGTCCATGTCGCCTGTGCCATCCGCGGCGGAGCCTCACTCATCCATGGCGTGCAGATGCGAAACGTGGCAGAGAAGCTATCAATGTAG